One genomic window of Aptenodytes patagonicus chromosome 3, bAptPat1.pri.cur, whole genome shotgun sequence includes the following:
- the FNDC4 gene encoding fibronectin type III domain-containing protein 4 isoform X3 — protein MARFSAFLNPVLVLFSCDLCLVRANRPPSPVNVTVTQLKANSATVSWDVPEGDVVIGYAILQQRQDGQMQRFIREVNTTNRACVLWDLAEDADYIIQVQSIGLYGESQASKRVHFRTLKETDRLPSNSSNQGDITMEGLDKDRQLQTGEIIIIVAVLLMWAAVIALFCRQYDIIKDNDSNNNKEKTKPSSEHSTPERPSGGLLRSKKKSPSVNIIEV, from the exons atgGCCCGCTTCTCGGCGTTCCTCAACCCCGTCCTGGTACTCTTCAGCTGCGACCTCTGCCTCGTGCGAGCCA ACAGGCCACCATCCCCTGTCAACGTGACTGTGACGCAGCTGAAGGCAAACTCTGCCACAGTCTCCTGGGACGTCCCAGAAGGAGACGTGGTCATCGGCTATGCCATCTTACAGCAG CGGCAAGATGGACAGATGCAGCGCTTCATCCGGGAGGTGAACACCACCAACCGGGCCTGCGTGCTGTGGGACTTGGCGGAGGATGCTGATTACATCATCCAGGTGCAGAGCATCGGCCTGTATGGGGAAAGCCAGGCCAGTAAGCGTGTCCACTTCCGGACCCTGAAGGAGACCGACCGCCTCCCTTCCAACAGCTCCAACCAAG GTGATATCACCATGGAAGGGCTGGACAAAGACAGGCAGCTGCAGACAGGCGAGATTATCATCATCGTGGCTGTGCTGCTCATGTGGGCAG CGGTGATCGCCCTCTTCTGCAGACAGTATGACATCATCAAGGACAACGACTCCAACAACaacaaggaaaagacaaagcCGTCCTCGGAGCACAGCACGCCAGAGCGACCGAGCGGAGGGCTGCTGCGGAGCAAG
- the FNDC4 gene encoding fibronectin type III domain-containing protein 4 isoform X4, which translates to MARFSAFLNPVLVLFSCDLCLVRANRPPSPVNVTVTQLKANSATVSWDVPEGDVVIGYAILQQRQDGQMQRFIREVNTTNRACVLWDLAEDADYIIQVQSIGLYGESQASKRVHFRTLKETDRLPSNSSNQGDITMEGLDKDRQLQTGEIIIIVAVLLMWAAVIALFCRQYDIIKDNDSNNNKEKTKPSSEHSTPERPSGGLLRSKKSPSVNIIEV; encoded by the exons atgGCCCGCTTCTCGGCGTTCCTCAACCCCGTCCTGGTACTCTTCAGCTGCGACCTCTGCCTCGTGCGAGCCA ACAGGCCACCATCCCCTGTCAACGTGACTGTGACGCAGCTGAAGGCAAACTCTGCCACAGTCTCCTGGGACGTCCCAGAAGGAGACGTGGTCATCGGCTATGCCATCTTACAGCAG CGGCAAGATGGACAGATGCAGCGCTTCATCCGGGAGGTGAACACCACCAACCGGGCCTGCGTGCTGTGGGACTTGGCGGAGGATGCTGATTACATCATCCAGGTGCAGAGCATCGGCCTGTATGGGGAAAGCCAGGCCAGTAAGCGTGTCCACTTCCGGACCCTGAAGGAGACCGACCGCCTCCCTTCCAACAGCTCCAACCAAG GTGATATCACCATGGAAGGGCTGGACAAAGACAGGCAGCTGCAGACAGGCGAGATTATCATCATCGTGGCTGTGCTGCTCATGTGGGCAG CGGTGATCGCCCTCTTCTGCAGACAGTATGACATCATCAAGGACAACGACTCCAACAACaacaaggaaaagacaaagcCGTCCTCGGAGCACAGCACGCCAGAGCGACCGAGCGGAGGGCTGCTGCGGAGCAAG
- the FNDC4 gene encoding fibronectin type III domain-containing protein 4 isoform X1, with the protein MARFSAFLNPVLVLFSCDLCLVRANRPPSPVNVTVTQLKANSATVSWDVPEGDVVIGYAILQQRQDGQMQRFIREVNTTNRACVLWDLAEDADYIIQVQSIGLYGESQASKRVHFRTLKETDRLPSNSSNQGDITMEGLDKDRQLQTGEIIIIVAVLLMWAAVIALFCRQYDIIKDNDSNNNKEKTKPSSEHSTPERPSGGLLRSKRMSGAETSCLDFKAPDLFLQIFQLPDYSLPKRSLLLDPCSKLTLLI; encoded by the exons atgGCCCGCTTCTCGGCGTTCCTCAACCCCGTCCTGGTACTCTTCAGCTGCGACCTCTGCCTCGTGCGAGCCA ACAGGCCACCATCCCCTGTCAACGTGACTGTGACGCAGCTGAAGGCAAACTCTGCCACAGTCTCCTGGGACGTCCCAGAAGGAGACGTGGTCATCGGCTATGCCATCTTACAGCAG CGGCAAGATGGACAGATGCAGCGCTTCATCCGGGAGGTGAACACCACCAACCGGGCCTGCGTGCTGTGGGACTTGGCGGAGGATGCTGATTACATCATCCAGGTGCAGAGCATCGGCCTGTATGGGGAAAGCCAGGCCAGTAAGCGTGTCCACTTCCGGACCCTGAAGGAGACCGACCGCCTCCCTTCCAACAGCTCCAACCAAG GTGATATCACCATGGAAGGGCTGGACAAAGACAGGCAGCTGCAGACAGGCGAGATTATCATCATCGTGGCTGTGCTGCTCATGTGGGCAG CGGTGATCGCCCTCTTCTGCAGACAGTATGACATCATCAAGGACAACGACTCCAACAACaacaaggaaaagacaaagcCGTCCTCGGAGCACAGCACGCCAGAGCGACCGAGCGGAGGGCTGCTGCGGAGCAAG CGGATGTCAGGAGCAGAAACTTCCTGTTTGGACTTCAAGGCCCCAGATCTGTTCCTCCAGATTTTCCAGCTTCCTGATTACTCCTTGCCAAAAAGATCCCTCCTCTTGGATCCCTGCTCCAAACTGACCCTGCTCATATAG